In a genomic window of Gadus macrocephalus chromosome 9, ASM3116895v1:
- the irak4 gene encoding interleukin-1 receptor-associated kinase 4 isoform X1: MNKQITSSTYIRKLNFSILRKLSDFLDPDDRWKEVIVLIMKPSGEPRYTQIEVRRFASLAKQGESPTIDFLTNWGTTNATVGELVDILKSNKLLAAAALLLPEPVSEVLPQAENDSNTPTIEFEPQSWPLPVCPNPHPEKPAETAEPDSTGYLSFLYHELMDITGNFDDRPTSEGGNWLGEGGFGTVYKGFVNNLPVAVKKLSPEEDILADELRLQFRQEIETLKTLKHPNLVDMVGFSCDGQYPCLVYVLMANGSVLDRLACMEESPPLPWSMRCLIATGSARGLDYLHNNHHVHRDIKSGNILLDDHFVAKISDFGLTRASPTRSSVTMQTERIVGTRAYMAPEALRGEITPKSDVFSFGVVLLEIISGLPPVDENREMPCLMELRYEIEDEDEDLTLEGFVDKKMRDAGMAQVERTYTLACQCLEDRKVKRPTIKQVLAELEDVSRGFSAAASGTGS; this comes from the exons ATGAATAAGCAAATCACATCGAGCACATACATCCGCAAACTAAATTTTTCAATACTTCGTAAACTGTCCGACTTTTTAGACCCCGACGACAGATGGAAAGAGGTCATCGTGTTGATAATGAAGCCCAGCGGGGAGCCGAGATACACGCAGATCGAAGTCAG GAGGTTTGCGTCCCTTGCAAAGCAGGGGGAGAGCCCCACAATTGATTTCTTGACTAATTGGGGGACCACCAACGCCACGGTGGGTGAGCTGGTGGATATTTTGAAGAGCAATAAGTTACTCGCAGCTGCTGCGTTGCTCCTTCCAG AGCCTGTATCAGAAGTGCTGCCACAAGCTGAGAATGACAGCAACACACCAACCATTGAATTTGAGCCCCAGAGCTGGCCTTTGCCTGTGTGTCCTAATCCTCACCCAGAGAAGCCTGCAGAGACAGCTGAACCAGACAGCACAG GTTACTTGAGCTTCCTGTACCACGAACTCATGGACATCACGGGCAACTTTGACGACCGGCCAACATCGGAGGGCGGGAATTggctgggggaaggggggtttGGAACGGTGTACAAGGGTTTTGTCAACAACTTACCCGTAGCCGTGAAGAAGCTCAGTCCA GAAGAAGACATCTTAGCGGACGAGTTACGACTTCAATTCCGCCAGGAGATAGAAACTCTGAAGAC TTTGAAACACCCAAACTTGGTGGACATGGTCGGCTTTTCCTGTGATGGACAGTACCCGTGTCTGGTGTACGTCTTGATGGCCAACGGTTCGGTTCTTGATCGGCTGGCTTGTATG GAGGAAAGCCCTCCTCTGCCGTGGAGCATGAGATGTTTGATAGCTACAGGAAGTGCCAGAGGTTTGGATTACCTCCACAACAACCACCATGTCCACAGGGATATTAAAAG TGGGAATATCCTGCTGGACGACCACTTTGTGGCAAAGATCTCTGACTTCGGGCTGACCAGAGCGTCTCCCACACGATCGTCAGTCACCATGCAAACAGAGAGGATTGTGGGTACACGTGCGTACATGGCACCCGAGGCTCTGCGTGGCGAGATCACGCCGAAATCCGACGTATTCAGCTTTGGAGTG GTGTTGTTAGAAATAATATCTGGACTCCCGCCAGTCGACGAAAACCGTGAAATGCCATGTCTG atgGAGCTGAGGTATGAAATCGAAGACGAGGATGAGGATCTGACCTTGGAGGGCTTCGTGGACAAGAAGATGAGGGACGCAGGCATGGCCCAGGTGGAGAGGACCTACACCCTGGCCTGCCAATGTCTCGAAGACAGGAAGGTTAAACGACCAACCATCAAACAG GTCCTGGCAGAGCTGGAGGATGTCAGCAGAGGTTTTTCTGCTGCAGCATCAGGCACTGGGAGCTGA